Proteins encoded in a region of the Leptolyngbya subtilissima AS-A7 genome:
- a CDS encoding LysR family transcriptional regulator, whose product MEIYQLKVFLEVARCLSFTEAADTLNLTQPAVSAKIKCLESELETPLFRRLGRRIELTQVGEYLLEEGPSLVDLESRLVAKIEEIKQGKFSTLKIGCMPDMLSNWLPSVLYEYRRLHPDVQTRCLQFDAVEPLYRAIKTGEVDIGVSDLSFSTFDEISEVAIGSVHYSLVVSSSHQLAQRPWLSLKELTDQAWVLPPEGVPGRIVLQKRMQELGLNLTDFAHVEIVDAASLMRTYLLQGHYLGFASDFEFQMECEAGLLRRIPLEEFALGTPLFLLMAKRLGRALGLAGQPAGRGGLGLEPIRQFVAMVQSQAAVTQGSSQGPSMPKPMDAPLAASIDRKVPRFQAPNFLVRSGSTSGTETINLTIGTQNRTIQTVTAGLIIQRLGLLEHFLPREGRYSGVQYRLRWSDYGSGAPIVAGLEAQQIDIGVLGDYPLLLSAAGDSTAPAAGTRLISFVASNLDGTGNDIIVPQHSTLDCIDDLAGRVIAVPFGSAAHSMVMRSLHHRQILNAVTLTALEQAQPQRSGRGSAQVDGYAYFAPFHEIAKHKGQFRRLLHENLDGLPTFHGVVIRADLAEQYPEIAVAYLRSLLAAQYWYDTQPMATTLVSRWVNMDAAIVAKTLRASTSDRADVVYLPETQLRTDWLQAHIRQLGQIAGQEHLGQINLDRWMQPEFLERAIASL is encoded by the coding sequence ATGGAAATTTACCAGCTAAAAGTATTTTTAGAAGTGGCTCGCTGCCTGAGTTTCACTGAAGCCGCCGACACATTAAACTTAACTCAGCCGGCAGTAAGCGCCAAAATCAAGTGCCTAGAGTCTGAGCTTGAAACCCCGCTTTTTCGGCGTTTAGGGCGACGGATAGAGCTGACTCAGGTAGGAGAATATCTGCTAGAAGAGGGGCCTAGTCTGGTAGATTTGGAAAGCCGATTGGTAGCTAAGATTGAAGAGATCAAGCAGGGGAAATTTAGCACCTTAAAAATTGGCTGCATGCCCGATATGCTGAGCAACTGGCTGCCGTCGGTGCTGTACGAATATCGCCGACTCCATCCCGATGTGCAAACTAGATGTTTGCAGTTTGATGCGGTCGAACCGCTGTATCGCGCCATTAAGACTGGCGAGGTCGATATTGGGGTCTCAGATCTGAGTTTTTCGACCTTTGATGAAATTTCAGAGGTTGCGATCGGCTCGGTTCACTATTCTCTAGTGGTGTCGAGTAGCCATCAGCTCGCTCAGCGTCCCTGGCTCAGTTTAAAGGAGTTGACTGACCAGGCCTGGGTCTTGCCGCCCGAGGGCGTTCCAGGTCGTATTGTGCTGCAAAAGCGCATGCAGGAATTGGGACTCAATCTCACCGATTTTGCCCATGTCGAAATTGTCGACGCGGCCAGTTTGATGCGCACCTATTTGCTTCAGGGGCACTACCTGGGGTTCGCCTCTGACTTTGAATTTCAGATGGAGTGTGAGGCCGGGCTGCTGCGCCGCATTCCTTTAGAAGAGTTTGCTTTGGGCACGCCCCTATTTTTGCTGATGGCCAAGCGTCTGGGTCGGGCTTTGGGCTTGGCGGGTCAACCCGCAGGCCGGGGCGGTTTGGGGCTAGAGCCAATCCGCCAGTTTGTGGCTATGGTTCAGAGCCAGGCCGCTGTCACACAGGGCAGTTCTCAAGGGCCGTCCATGCCTAAGCCGATGGACGCACCGTTGGCTGCATCCATTGATCGAAAAGTGCCCCGGTTTCAGGCTCCAAACTTTTTGGTGCGCTCTGGTTCCACCAGCGGCACCGAGACCATCAACCTCACCATTGGCACCCAAAACCGCACGATTCAAACCGTCACCGCTGGGCTAATTATTCAGCGGCTGGGTTTGCTGGAGCATTTCTTACCGCGCGAGGGCCGCTACAGCGGTGTGCAGTATCGGCTGCGCTGGTCTGACTATGGTTCGGGGGCACCGATTGTGGCCGGGCTCGAGGCTCAGCAGATCGACATTGGAGTGTTGGGCGATTACCCACTGCTGCTGAGTGCAGCGGGGGATAGCACGGCCCCAGCGGCGGGCACTCGGCTGATCAGTTTTGTTGCCAGCAACCTCGATGGCACCGGCAACGACATCATCGTGCCGCAGCATTCGACCCTCGACTGCATTGACGACCTGGCGGGGCGGGTGATTGCGGTGCCCTTTGGCTCGGCGGCTCACAGTATGGTGATGCGATCGCTCCACCACCGCCAAATTCTCAACGCCGTCACCCTCACCGCCCTCGAGCAGGCCCAGCCCCAGCGATCGGGCCGCGGCTCTGCCCAGGTGGATGGCTATGCCTACTTCGCCCCCTTCCACGAAATTGCCAAGCACAAGGGCCAGTTTCGTCGCCTGCTGCACGAAAACCTAGACGGTTTGCCCACCTTCCACGGCGTGGTGATTCGCGCCGACCTAGCCGAGCAGTATCCCGAGATCGCCGTCGCCTACCTGCGATCGCTGCTGGCCGCTCAGTATTGGTACGATACCCAGCCCATGGCCACCACGCTGGTCAGCCGCTGGGTAAATATGGACGCCGCCATTGTGGCCAAAACCCTGCGCGCTAGCACGAGCGATCGCGCCGATGTGGTCTATCTGCCCGAAACCCAGCTGCGCACCGACTGGCTCCAGGCCCACATCCGCCAGCTGGGCCAGATTGCGGGGCAAGAGCACCTGGGGCAAATCAACCTCGATCGCTGGATGCAGCCCGAGTTTTTGGAGCGGGCGATCGCGTCGCTTTAG